The Lepeophtheirus salmonis chromosome 1, UVic_Lsal_1.4, whole genome shotgun sequence genome has a segment encoding these proteins:
- the IntS10 gene encoding integrator complex subunit 10 has protein sequence MVQNMEIDGEDSDQSYLIQRARSAKSQREARAWMITARLMFPNDLDIQFEAYVAEKRSEKVQESAKYLQAMYLNFNKDPRVWKELNVIIEALLQSNNDSSVKGKFSPLVVFETLPTEVQEQILHQASLNALEEKTSREGIIEYVKLTLISINHFPNSINSRCAQMLRHLLKGIWDHKGDKELLNIAVHEVCLKILSFPTLKLESSVLEDLVYLTIHDYIFESCILGSNRPSWDVVFKILQELGSRLNWTLSNNLENEPLEVSLNKVVSFSQRNKQESESIFEMYSVCLVLFLKAFSDYLEDASPHEGNETKIDSDFVLVEAFVTHEVEEGSHGGRIKRRRTTDEERRTPLITLYNDDDSEERNKRNMTDNFLHALHFYQLLHSEKELESRFTRLLETKGVSGALTNFSIDNLIYDSKYREALQVLRQLPTPVTQDEQGRFHLKMATVQYCLKDSNAAADQIIQAMACLPPASSENNKDTVYKTKKDEDTLQKPTIKNRHLHFLKYARKPIISYVTRILINLLRDKGFQPQSPESDLALGHVIVLLQYTWPCEVDLFYMIMHRIRMKESFVYPLFSTYVIEIEFLEEFMWLASEQGGSVALDISPRSHNPSGSGRRVGTRGANRGEKEEFKTAIRKQVIRCHENLDKIIIDFLNQNKDSIFQCLI, from the exons atggttcaaaacatggaaattGACGGTGAGGATTCGGATCAATCCTATTTAATTCAGCGAGCACGCTCTGCCAAAAGCCAAAGAGAAGCACGGGCATGGATGATCACTGCAAGACTCATGTTTCCAAATGACTTGGACATTCAATTTGAGGCCTATGTTGCAGAAAAAAGGAGTGAAAAGGTTCAAGAGTCTGCAAAATATCTTCAAGCCatgtatttgaactttaacAAGGATCCGAGGGTATGGAAGGAGCTCAATGTCATCATAGAGGCCCTTCTTCAAAGTAACAATGATTCAAGTGTAAAGGGAAAGTTCAGTCCTTTAGTCGTATTTGAGACCCTTCCCACTGAGGTTCAAGAGCAAATCCTTCATCAAGCCTCTTTAAATGCACTAGAGGAGAAAACTAGTAGAGAAGGAATCATTGAATACGTTAAATTAACCCTCATCTCCATTAATCATTTTCCTAACTCTATTAACAGCCGATGTGCTCAAATGTTAAGACATTTATTAAAGGGGATATGGGACCATAAGGGAGACAAAGAGCTCCTAAACATTGCAGTCCATGAAGTGTGTTTAAAAATACTCAGCTTTCCCACACTTAAACTAGAGTCTTCTGTCCTAGAGGATTTGGTATATCTCACTATTCACGACTATATTTTCGAAAGTTGCATACTCGGGTCTAATCGTCCTTCTTGGGatgttgtatttaaaatacttcaAGAGCTAGGATCACGACTTAATTGGactctttcaaataatttggaGAATGAGCCATTGGAAGTCTCATTGAACAAAGTTGTGAGTTTTAGTCAGAGAAATAAACAGGAGAGTGAATCTATCTTTGAAATGTACTCTGTTTGTTTAGTACTATTTCTCAAGGCATTTTCTGACTATCTTGAGGATGCATCCCCTCATGAAGGAAACGAAACTAAAATTGATTCAGATTTTGTATTAGTCGAGGCCTTTGTTACGCATGAGGTAGAGGAAGGATCCCATGGTGGTCGCATTAAACGACGTAGAACTACAGATGAAGAACGACGGACACCTTTGATCACTCTATATAACGATGATGACTCCGAAGAGCGAAATAAACGTAATATGACTGACAACTTTCTACATGCACTACATTTCTACCAACTTCTACATTCTGAAAAAGAGCTGGAAAGTAGATTCACTCGTTTGCTTGAGACTAAAGGTGTCTCAGGAGCATTAACCAATTTCTCAATCGATAATCTCATTTATGACTCTAAATATCGAGAGGCCTTACAAGTACTTAGACAATTACCAACTCCGGTTACACAAGATGAACAGGGACGATTCCATCTAAAGATGGCGACAGTGCAGTATTGCTTGAAGGACTCCAATGCTGCTGCTGACCAAATAATACAAGCAATGGCCTGTTTACCACCAGCAAGCtctgaaaataataaagacacTGTCTACAAAACCAAAAAGGACGAGGATACTCTTCAAAAGCCAACCATCAAAAATAGGCATTTACACTTCCTCAAATATGCTCGTAAGCCGATTATAAGTTATGTAACACGGATACTCATCAATCTCCTTCGGGACAAAGGATTTCAGCCCCAGAGTCCCGAAAGTGACTTAGCTCTTGGGCATGTGATTGTCTTACTACAGTATACATGGCCCTGCGaagtagatttattttatatgattatgcACAG AATCCGTATGAAAGAGAGTTTTGTGTATCCGCTATTTTCGACCTATGTGATAGAAATTGAGTTCTTGGAGGAATTTATGTGGCTTGCTAGTGAGCAAGGAGGCTCTGTTGCTCTAGACATTAGTCCTCGCTCACATAATCCCTCTGGCTCAGGTCGGAGA